In the Tetrapisispora phaffii CBS 4417 chromosome 7, complete genome genome, one interval contains:
- the RPL20B gene encoding 60S ribosomal protein eL20 (similar to Saccharomyces cerevisiae RPL20A (YMR242C) and RPL20B (YOR312C); ancestral locus Anc_8.789), with translation MAHLKEYQVIGRRLPTESVPEPKLFRMRIFAPNTVVAKSRYWYFLQKLHKVKKASGEVVSVNEISEAHPTKVKNFAVWVRYDSRSGTHNMYKEVRDVSRVAAVETLYSDMAARHRARFRSIHILKVSEIEKTADVKRPYVKQFLTKDLKFPLPHRVQKSTKTFSYKRPSTFY, from the exons A TGGCTCATCTAAAAGAATACCAAGTCATTGGCCGTCGTTTGCCAACTGAATCCGTTCCAGAACCAAAGTTGTTCAGAATGAGAATCTTTGCTCCAAACACTGTTGTTGCTAAGTCTCGTTACTGGTACTTTTTACAAAAGTTACACAAGGTTAAGAAGGCTTCTGGTGAAGTTGTTTCCGTTAACGAAATCTCTGAAGCTCACCCAACTAAGGTCAAAAACTTTGCTGTCTGGGTTAGATACGACTCCAGATCTGGTACCCATAACATGTACAAGGAAGTCAGAGACGTCTCTAGAGTCGCCGCTGTCGAAACCTTATACTCCGACATGGCTGCTAGACACAGAGCTAGATTTAGATCTATCCACATCTTAAAGGTttctgaaattgaaaagacCGCTGATGTCAAGAGACCATACGTCAAGCAATTCTTAACCAAGGACTTGAAATTCCCATTACCACACAGAGTTCAAAAGTCTACCAAGACCTTCTCTTACAAGAGACCATCCACTTTCTACTAA
- the DGK1 gene encoding diacylglycerol kinase (similar to Saccharomyces cerevisiae HSD1 (YOR311C); ancestral locus Anc_8.788), translating to MTAISSSQSNQTESLKRRFETSKGDKNIGTQNVNKIMNGDANSSDVHLPVTEIHLKSHEWFGDFITKHEVPRKVFHSSIGFITLYLYTQGIEYRNVIKPLAIAFVNILVLDIIRLNWPFFNNMYCHVVGLLMRKKEIHTYNGVLWYILGLLFSFYFFSKDIALMSVLLLSWSDTAASTFGRKFGHLTPKIVPNKSLAGSLAAFIVGVVSCLILYGFFFPCFPHLNGPGVISWTPETNKLSLLQLSILGGFVASLSEGIDVFNWDDNFTIPVLSSIFLSFVIRIFKID from the coding sequence ATGACAGCTATTTCTTCATCGCAATCAAATCAAACAGAGAGTTTGAAACGAAGATTTGAAACCAGTAAAGGTGATAAGAATATTGGTACCCAAAATGTGAACAAGATTATGAATGGAGATGCTAATTCTAGTGACGTACATTTACCTGTTACAGAAATTCACTTGAAATCACATGAATGGTTCGGTGATTTTATTACCAAACACGAAGTTCCTCGTAAAGTTTTCCATTCATCGATTGGTTTTATTACCTTATACTTATATACCCAAGGAATTGAATATAGAAATGTAATTAAGCCTTTGGCAATTGCttttgttaatattttagttttagATATTATCAGATTGAATTGGCCATTCTTTAACAATATGTACTGTCACGTTGTTGGTCTATTAATGAGGAAGAAAGAAATACATACTTACAACGGTGTATTATGGTACATATTAGGTCTATTATTTTCCTTCTATTTTTTCAGTAAGGATATTGCCTTAATGTCAGTATTGCTATTAAGTTGGTCAGATACTGCTGCTTCAACATTTGGTAGAAAATTTGGACATTTAACACCAAAAATTGTTCCAAATAAATCACTAGCAGGATCCCTTGCTGCATTCATCGTTGGTGTTGTATCCTGCTTGATATTGTACGGCTTCTTTTTCCCATGTTTTCCTCATCTAAATGGACCAGGTGTGATATCTTGGACTCCAGAGACAAACAAATTAAGTTTGTTACAGTTATCAATTCTAGGTGGATTTGTCGCATCATTAAGTGAAGGTATCGACGTATTCAATTGGGATGATAATTTCACGATCCCAGTTTTATcatctatatttttaagtTTTGTCATTCGAATCTTTAAGATAGattaa
- the NOP58 gene encoding RNA-processing protein NOP58 (similar to Saccharomyces cerevisiae NOP58 (YOR310C); ancestral locus Anc_8.787) gives MAYVLTETSAGYALLKASDKKIYKSTSLIQDLDTSDKVLKEFKIAAFSKFSSAANALEESNAIIEGKVSSQLQKLLEDIKKDKKSTLVVSETKLANSINKLGLNFNVVSDAVTLDIYRAVKEYLPELLPGLTDSDLSKMSLGLAHSIGRHKLKFSADKVDVMIIQAIALLDDLDKELNTYAMRVKEWYGWHFPELAKIVVDSVAYARIILTMGIRSKASETDMSEILPEEIEERVKTAAEVSMGTEITPVDLDNIKALADQIVEFAAYREQLSNYLSARMKAIAPNLTQLVGELVGARLIAHSGSLISLAKSPASTIQILGAEKALFRALKTKHDTPKYGLLYHASLVGQATGKNKGKIARVLAAKAAVSLRYDALAEDRDDSGDIGLEARAKVENRLSQIEGRDLRTTPKVVREAKKVEITEARAYNADADAATAVSDSSDSDDDDEEEGKKGKKEKKRKRDDEEDEDEKKEKKSKKEKKDKKDKKDKKDKKDKKEKKDKKEKKDKKSKKEKK, from the coding sequence ATGGCCTACGTTTTAACTGAAACCTCAGCTGGTTATGCTTTATTAAAGGCTTCTGATAAGAAAATCTACAAATCTACTTCTTTGATTCAAGATTTAGATACTTCCGACAaagttttaaaagaatttaaaattgcAGCTTTCTCTAAGTTTAGTTCGGCTGCTAATGCTTTAGAAGAATCCAATGCCATCATTGAAGGTAAAGTTTCTTCTCAATTACAAAAGTTATTAGAAGATATTAAGAAAGATAAGAAATCTACTTTAGTTGTTAGCGAAACCAAGTTAGCTAATtccattaataaattaggTTTAAACTTTAACGTCGTTTCTGATGCCGTGACTTTAGATATATACAGAGCTgttaaagaatatttacCAGAGTTATTACCAGGTTTAACTGATTCTGATTTAAGCAAAATGTCATTAGGTTTAGCTCATTCCATTGGTCGtcataaattaaaattctCTGCCGATAAAGTTGATGTCATGATTATCCAAGCCATTGCTTTATTAGATGATTTAGACAAAGAATTAAACACCTACGCCATGAGAGTTAAGGAATGGTACGGTTGGCATTTCCCGGAATTGGCAAAGATTGTTGTCGATTCCGTTGCATACGCCAGAATTATCCTAACTATGGGCATTAGATCTAAGGCTTCTGAAACTGATATGAGTGAAATCTTAccagaagaaattgaagaacGTGTTAAGACTGCTGCTGAAGTTTCCATGGGTACTGAAATCACTCCAGTTGATTTAGATAATATCAAGGCTTTGGCTGACCAAATTGTTGAATTTGCCGCTTACAGAGAACAATTATCCAACTACTTATCAGCCAGAATGAAGGCAATTGCTCCAAATTTGACTCAATTAGTCGGCGAACTAGTCGGTGCTAGATTAATTGCTCACTCTGGTTCTTTAATTTCCTTAGCCAAATCCCCAGCCTCTACTATTCAAATTCTAGGTGCCGAAAAAGCTTTATTCAGAGCCTTAAAGACTAAACATGATACTCCAAAGTACGGTTTGTTATACCATGCTTCCCTAGTTGGACAAGCTACAGGTAAGAACAAGGGTAAGATTGCTAGAGTCTTAGCTGCCAAAGCTGCCGTCTCCTTGCGTTACGATGCATTAGCTGAGGATAGAGATGATTCCGGTGATATTGGTCTAGAAGCTAGAGCCAAGGTTGAAAACAGATTATCACAAATTGAAGGTAGAGATCTAAGAACTACTCCAAAGGTTGTACGTGAAGCTAAGAAGGTTGAAATAACAGAAGCTAGAGCTTACAATGCTGATGCCGATGCTGCCACTGCCGTATCAGACTCATCTGATtctgatgatgatgatgaagaagaaggaaAGAAGGGaaagaaggaaaagaagagaaagagagatgatgaagaagatgaagatgaaaagaaagaaaagaaatctAAAAAGGAGAAGAAAGACAAGAAAGACAAGAAAGACAAGAAAGACAAGAAAGACAAGAAGGAAAAGAAGGACAAGAAGGAAAAGAAGGACAAAAAAAGtaagaaagagaagaaatag
- the SNU66 gene encoding U4/U6-U5 snRNP complex subunit SNU66 (similar to Saccharomyces cerevisiae SNU66 (YOR308C); ancestral locus Anc_8.786), translated as MSNFQKLPSFFKEAKEDLSIEQTNEIRRALGLRPIPHENSETTNKNTNDEWLSSLKEKSNSSKVKVIKKSDKSSTIPSISLGTNIEDIQVGRDTILTLKDQSILQQGELNENDDEYEDILEQESIQQDKIDIHNYNLKQMNKARKRNKTILNVTSADIDESEKYLSVDDNGMKVSVGATMNVLNSNQQNEIFNEDVIKGKVKVVLNFDEQDATDYEAISRDFQPVKIKKRKRNDDKMTTKRIKLPSEIKSFDIIDEDKNSEENDDGDLFGPLIMPIRNNKNNVKSSDQLIKDIEREKLERIKFSELNSTKDEAKDATLTIGGNTSFMESLSNNVLENIDFNSEQAPTESSKGEAHNRNELPTEVSVVNGIQSKFNNNNNVEIEKNISIDSLDNSNVKNELNFYDGVASTLKFLSNYNSSIKTSRKETGYEKSQQMQDNTEQNTKKISSSAYNPSIKLVYKDEDENELTTKEAYKQLSQRFHGTKSNKNKIMKNKAKIIARNNLKNKNNIFDI; from the coding sequence ATGTCTaactttcaaaaattaccgtcattttttaaagaagcTAAGGAAGATTTAAGTATTGAGCaaacaaatgaaattagAAGAGCATTAGGATTAAGACCTATACCTCACGAGAATTCTGAAACtactaataaaaatacaaatgaTGAGTGGTTATCATCTTTAAAGGAGAAATCGAACTCCTCAAAGGTTaaagtaataaaaaagaGTGACAAATCTTCAACTATACCCTCCATCTCATTAGGTACTAATATTGAAGACATACAAGTTGGTAGAGATACGATATTAACTTTAAAAGACCAGAGCATATTACAACAAGGTGAacttaatgaaaatgacgATGAATATGAGGATATTTTGGAGCAAGAGAGTATTCAAcaagataaaattgatatacATAATTACAATTTAAAACAGATGAATAAAGCTAGGAAACGAAATAAGACTATTTTGAATGTTACTAGTGCTGATATCGATGAatctgaaaaatatttatctgTTGATGATAATGGAATGAAGGTGAGTGTCGGTGCCACTATGAATGTActaaattcaaatcaacaaaacgaaatttttaatgaagaTGTTATTAAGGGCAAAGTAAAAGttgtattaaattttgatgaacAAGATGCAACTGATTATGAAGCTATTTCCAGAGATTTTCAACctgttaaaataaaaaagagaaagagaaatGATGATAAGATGACTacaaaaagaataaaactGCCTAGTGAGATAAAAAGTTTTGATATTATCGATGAAGACAAGAATAGTGAGGAAAATGATGATGGAGATTTATTCGGACCTTTAATCATGCCtattagaaataataaaaataatgtaaaATCTTCTGATCAGCTAATAAAGGATATTGAAAGGGAAAAATTGGAAAGAATTAAGTTCAGTGAGTTAAATAGCACAAAAGATGAAGCAAAAGATGCCACATTAACAATTGGTGGTAACACTTCCTTCATGGAATCTTTAAGTAATAAtgttttagaaaatattgattttaattcGGAGCAAGCACCTACAGAATCATCGAAAGGTGAAGCACATAATCGCAATGAACTACCAACAGAAGTATCAGTAGTCAATGGTATCCAGtctaaatttaataataataataatgtagAAATCGAAAAAAACATCAGTATTGATAGTCTTGATAATAGCaatgttaaaaatgaacTAAATTTTTATGATGGTGTCGCTTCGAcgttaaaatttttaagcAATTACAATTCAAGCATAAAAACATCAAGGAAGGAGACTGGGTATGAAAAAAGTCAACAAATGCAAGACAATACTGaacaaaatacaaaaaaaatatcaagcAGTGCATATAATCCAAGCATAAAGTTAGTTTATAAAGACGAggatgaaaatgaattaacAACAAAAGAAGCATACAAGCAATTATCTCAAAGGTTTCATGGTACaaaaagtaataaaaacaaaattatgaaGAATAAAGCCAAGATCATTGCTAGGAATAACCTTAAAAACaagaataatatatttgatatttaa
- the CUS1 gene encoding U2 snRNP complex subunit CUS1 (similar to Saccharomyces cerevisiae CUS1 (YMR240C); ancestral locus Anc_8.780), which produces MARKSKRNSKQQVLTNTNEKKTSGPISNQLLTSLLDKRAKGKNQFNNGTKEIKEADLSKYKTEFQNIFKAFSSSQEEKVLLTNEKSLTKTEIISDEVDTLTDEDSKEADKSNKDYLDGSEYEKEISRNKLRKISKVTLAELKSSVPYPQVIEWYDCDAHYPLYLADIKSSKNIVPVPSNWQVKREYLSGRSSLEKKPFDLPDLIKETKIEEMRNILNVTNEDEKSLKELSRASVQPKTGSLDIDLKNLHDIFFKIGVNWKPKSMLSFGDLYYEKRNLDFEEKWNSLVDEKKPGKISDDLRNALGLQEGQLPPWCLKIQQIGLPPSYPNFKIAGINWDIKNISDNIYGTNDILSSRKSKTGNSIFGELMKVEYNNDNVADEAGPVDPTLAIYEDNDLALDEAKTKVHDEQNMAKPLEHITGLSNVTDKNKSLYKIINESNAKNPDNRIAPSTSYHLTENLNVSDPEIEINNINKIKDENEEYSKKFKF; this is translated from the coding sequence ATGGCTAGGAAATCTAAAAGAAATTCCAAACAACAAGTACTCACAAAcacaaatgaaaaaaaaacttCAGGACCAATCTCTAATCAGCTACTAACGAGTTTATTGGATAAAAGAGCTAAGGGGAAAAATCAATTCAATAACGGTACTAAAGAGATAAAAGAAGCTGACCTTTCTAAGTATAAGACAGAGttccaaaatatttttaaagcGTTCTCTTCATCTCAAGAGGAAAAGGTTCTTTTAACTAATGAAAAATCTCTTACCAAGACTGAAATAATCTCTGATGAAGTAGATACTTTAACTGATGAAGATAGTAAAGAGGCAGATAAATCCAATAAAGATTATTTAGATGGCAGTGAAtatgaaaaagaaatctcaagaaataaattgcgtaaaatttcaaaagttaCATTGGCAGAGTTAAAGAGCTCTGTTCCATACCCACAAGTTATCGAATGGTACGATTGCGATGCTCATTACCCATTATATTTAGCTGATATAAAgtcttcaaaaaatatagttCCAGTACCATCTAATTGGCAAGTTAAGAGGGAATATCTTTCTGGTAGATCATCTTTGGAGAAAAAGCCATTTGACCTACctgatttaattaaagaGACAAAAATAGAAGAGATGAGAAATATACTTAATGTTacaaatgaagatgaaaagtCACTTAAAGAGTTATCAAGAGCATCTGTTCAACCTAAAACAGGCTCGTTAGAcattgatttaaaaaatctacacgatattttttttaaaattggaGTTAATTGGAAGCCTAAATCCATGTTATCATTCGGAGATCTGTATTATGAGAAAAGGAATTTAGATTTCGAGGAAAAATGGAATAGTTTAGTGGATGAAAAGAAACCTGGTAAAATAAGTGATGATTTGAGAAATGCATTAGGGTTACAGGAAGGTCAATTACCTCCATGGTGTTTAAAAATACAACAGATAGGACTTCCGCCTTCATatccaaattttaaaattgctGGAATAAATTGggatatcaaaaatatttctgataatatatatggCACTAATGATATCTTAAGTTCTAGAAAATCCAAAACAggaaattcaatatttggGGAACTTATGAAGGtagaatataataatgataacgTAGCTGATGAAGCCGGACCGGTGGACCCAACTCTTGCTATATACGAAGACAATGACCTTGCACTAGATGAGGCAAAAACTAAAGTTCATGATGAACAAAATATGGCAAAACCATTAGAACATATAACTGGATTATCCAATGTCACAGATAAGAATAAAAGTTTATACAAGATCATTAATGAAAGCAATGCAAAAAATCCCGACAACCGCATAGCGCCAAGTACAAGCTATCATTTAACTGAAAACCTGAATGTCAGTGATCCTGAGATTGAGATCAATaacataaataaaatcaaagacgaaaatgaagaatattCTAAGAAATTTAAGTTTTAA
- the ISW2 gene encoding DNA translocase (similar to Saccharomyces cerevisiae ISW2 (YOR304W); ancestral locus Anc_8.778) produces the protein MEKELVATTEVVTTDIKNAEGICSNKILEINGDLKAEINSESVDVEIDEQDVSSDDIHDSSEELEDENPEIVKDEKYWEERRHKFILDVDPKIAKLRDKNDTYLRFKHLLNVTDLFRHFLGIRAKQDKNIQKLLKRIDEENSKKLNHSAKSGRAKSKGSRHGRKSEKEEDAELLVEEEDDDVDDKLTLDSNQYVSKSPSYIKSGTLRDYQIQGLNWLISLYENKLSGILADEMGLGKTLQTISFLGYLRYHKQVDGPFLVIVPKSTLDNWRREFKKWTPDVNAVILHGDKEKRHDILQNRVLQAKFDVLITSYEMIIKEKNVLKKVAWEYIVIDEAHRIKNEQSSLSQIIRLFYSRNRLLITGTPLQNNLHELWALLNFLLSDVFSDSELFDEWFEQNNSEEDQEVVVQQLHTVLNPFLLRRIKADVEKSLLPKIEVNLYVGMAQMQRKWYKSLLEKDIDAVNGAVTKREGKTRLLNIVMQLRKCCNHPYLFEGAEPGPPYTTDEHLVFNSGKMIILDKLLKRLKEKGSRVLIFSQMSRLLDILEDYCYLRDYEYCRIDGSTSHEERIEAIDEYNKPDSDKFIFLLTTRAGGLGINLVTADTVVLFDSDWNPQADLQAMDRAHRIGQKKQVYVYRFVTENAIEEKVIERAAQKLRLDQLVIQQGTGKKTASIGNNKDDLIEMVQYGAKDVFEKEEGVMTEDIDIDEILQKGEKKTKELNAKYESLGLDDLQKYNGLEGQSAYEWNGQDFQKKQSEEKFVWINPSRRERRREQQTYSVDDYYKDIIGGGSKSKDKISKSQKPPKAPKNINLQDFQFYPKELVPLLEKEQLAYKKKVNYRVTKYDVSEMSFNEDDLSDNDSETPADENLKKKIKALQDAINNSEEFTKEDELEKQRLISKAFLNWNKRDLFAFVNACSKYGKDNIDMIQKSFDSKTPEEVKAYHKVFWERYSELNGYEKYIATIETGMRKIEKLRIQELLVRKKIQQYSFPLREMRIQYPPNNARKVYSTLEDKFILMMIDKYGLFDDKFYEKLKQEILTSKHFTFDWYIKSRSTNDLSKRVTTLLSLVQREFEAPATLKKKRTKPLSREETPVSYTATPVPLPFNTVSGGTFKKFKHNG, from the coding sequence ATGGAAAAGGAATTGGTTGCGACTACTGAAGTTGTAACTACCGATATAAAGAATGCTGAGGGTATATGCTCGAATAAAATCTTAGAGATTAATGGGGACCTCAAGGCAGAGATCAACTCGGAAAGTGTTGATGTCGAGATTGATGAGCAAGATGTTTCTTCTGATGATATCCATGATTCAAgtgaagaattagaagatgAGAACCCAGAAATTGTTAAAGATGAAAAGTATTGGGAAGAACGTAGACATAAGTTTATTTTGGATGTAGACCCTAAAATAGCAAAATTAAGAGATAAAAATGACACATATTTAAGATTCAAACATCTTTTGAATGTTACTGATCTTTTCAGACATTTCCTTGGGATTAGAGCAAAACAAGATaagaatattcaaaaattgttgaaacGTATCgatgaagaaaattctaaaaaattaaatcattcaGCAAAAAGTGGTAGAGCAAAATCTAAAGGTTCACGTCATGGTAGAAAATCAGAGAAGGAAGAAGATGCAGAGTTGCTagtagaagaagaagatgatgatgttgATGATAAGCTAACTTTAGATAGTAATCAGTATGTCTCAAAATCACCGTCATATATAAAATCGGGCACATTAAGAGATTATCAAATACAAGGTTTAAATTGGTTGATATCGttatatgaaaataaattatctgGTATCTTGGCCGATGAAATGGGTCTGGGTAAAACATTGCAAACTATATCATTCTTGGGATACTTAAGGTATCACAAGCAAGTCGATGGACCATTTTTAGTAATAGTACCGAAATCCACTCTGGACAACTGGAGAAgagaatttaaaaaatggaCACCAGATGTTAATGCAGTAATTTTACATGgtgataaagaaaaaagacATGACATCCTACAGAATAGAGTACTACAGGCAAAATTTGATGTTTTAATTACATCTTATGAGATgattattaaagaaaaaaacgTTTTAAAAAAAGTAGCATGGGAGTACATTGTAATTGATGAAGCTCATCGTATCAAAAATGAACAGAGTTCCTTATCACAAATAATTAGATTATTTTACTCTAGAAACAGGTTGTTGATAACTGGTACGCCTTTGCAAAATAATCTACATGAGTTATGGGCcttattaaattttctgTTATCTGATGTTTTTTCTGATTCCGAATTATTTGACGAATGGTTTGAACAAAACAACAGCGAAGAAGATCAAGAAGTTGTTGTTCAACAGCTGCATACAGTACTGAATCCATTTTTGTTAAGAAGAATAAAAGCAGATGTTGAGAAATCACTCCTTCcaaaaattgaagttaATTTATACGTTGGAATGGCTCAAATGCAAAGAAAATGGTATAAATCCTTATTAgaaaaagatattgatGCTGTAAATGGTGCTGTCACAAAAAGAGAAGGTAAAACaagattattaaatatcGTAATGCAACTGAGAAAATGTTGTAATCATCCATATCTATTTGAAGGTGCAGAACCAGGTCCTCCTTACACAACGGACGAACATCTAGTTTTTAACTCAGGGAAAATGATCATATTggataaattattgaagagACTAAAAGAAAAAGGTTCTCGTGTACTGATATTCAGTCAAATGTCGAGACTGTTAGATATCTTGGAAGATTATTGTTATCTAAGAGACTATGAATATTGTAGAATTGATGGATCTACATCTCATGAAGAACGTATTGAAGCTATTGATGAGTATAATAAACCTGATTCAGATaagtttatatttttgttaacaACCCGTGCAGGTGGATTGGGTATTAATCTTGTTACTGCAGATACAGTAGTGCTATTTGATTCTGATTGGAATCCCCAAGCAGATTTACAAGCTATGGATAGAGCACATAGAATCGGTCAAAAAAAACAAGTTTATGTCTATAGGTTTGTAACTGAAAATGCAATTGAGGAAAAGGTGATTGAAAGAGCTGCCCAAAAACTAAGGTTAGATCAACTAGTGATACAACAGGGGACAGGTAAAAAAACTGCATCAattggtaataataaagatgatTTGATAGAGATGGTACAATATGGTGCTAAGGATGTATTTgagaaagaagaaggtGTCATGACTGAGGATATTGATATAGATGAAATTCTACAGAAAGgtgaaaagaaaacaaaagaaCTGAATGCAAAATATGAATCTCTAGGTCTAGAtgatttacaaaaatataatggGTTGGAAGGTCAATCAGCCTATGAATGGAATGGACAAGATTTCCAAAAAAAGCAGTCAGAAGAAAAGTTTGTATGGATTAATCCATCAAGGagagaaagaagaagagaacAGCAGACCTATTCGGTTGATGATTATTATAAGGATATAATAGGTGGTGGTTCAAAAAGCAAAGACAAAATTTCCAAATCACAAAAACCTCCCAAAGCTCCAAAGAACATCAATTTGCAagattttcaattttatccAAAGGAGTTAGTGCCTTTGTTAGAAAAAGAACAACTAGcatataaaaagaaagttaATTATAGAGTTACAAAGTATGATGTCAGTGAAATGTCTtttaatgaagatgatCTGTCAGATAATGATTCTGAAACACCAGCTGatgaaaatttgaaaaaaaaaataaaagctCTACAAGATGCGATAAATAACAGTGAAGAATTTACTAAAGAGGATGAATTGGAGAAACAGAGATTGATTTCGAAGGCATTTTTAAATTGGAATAAAAGGGATCTGTTTGCATTTGTTAATGCATGTTCAAAGTACGGTAAAGATAATATCGATATGATTCAAAAGTCGTTCGATTCAAAAACTCCAGAAGAAGTTAAAGCCTACCATAAAGTATTTTGGGAAAGATATTCTGAACTTAATGGttatgaaaaatatatagcAACAATTGAAACCGGCATGAGAAAAATTGAGAAGTTAAGAATTCAAGAATTATTAGTAAGGAAGAAAATTCAGCAATATTCATTTCCTCTACGTGAAATGAGAATCCAATACCCACCAAATAACGCACGCAAAGTTTACAGTACTTTAGAAGACAAATTTATTCTAATGATGATAGATAAGTATGGTTTATTTGATGacaaattttatgaaaAGTTAAAACAAGAGATACTTACAAGTAAACATTTTACATTTGATTGGTATATAAAGTCTAGGAGTACAAATGACTTGTCAAAAAGGGTGACGACTCTGCTATCGTTAGTTCAAAGAGAATTTGAAGCCCCAGCaacattgaaaaagaagagGACAAAACCATTAAGTAGAGAAGAAACCCCTGTTTCTTATACTGCGACTCCAGTTCCACTTCCTTTCAATACAGTTTCAGGTGGTacattcaaaaaatttaaacatAATGGATAA
- the CPA1 gene encoding carbamoyl-phosphate synthase (glutamine-hydrolyzing) CPA1 (similar to Saccharomyces cerevisiae CPA1 (YOR303W); ancestral locus Anc_8.776) produces MLQLDETTAVLEIKNGPSFEGVSFGADKNVSGEVVFTTSLVGYTESMTDPSYCGQILVFTQPLVGNYGVPSGDERDEFNLLKYFESPNVNVCGIIVSNYSYKYSHWTAVQSLADWCKKNDIPAITDVDTREIVQYLREQGSSLGRITIDGTGKELDFTDPMEENLVEKISTKVPYYVKCNVPNSNVNIALIDCGVKENIVRCLVSRGANVTVFPYDYKIQDVADQFDGIFISNGPGNPEVCTKTIENLKILLNHKELQDLPIFGICLGHQLLALASGAATTKLKYGNRAHNIPVMDLTSGKCYITSQNHGYAVDADTLPKNEWKPFCVNLNDNSNEGMIHLSKPIFSTQFHPESKGGPLDTVTLFDKYFENIKTYKLLKAHNLKLDKPFLLDVSDFPNDRVLIV; encoded by the coding sequence ATGTTACAATTAGATGAAACAACAGCCGTCttggaaattaaaaatggtCCATCTTTTGAAGGAGTGTCATTTGGTGCTGATAAAAATGTCTCCGGTGAGGTCGTTTTCACTACGTCGTTAGTGGGCTACACTGAGTCCATGACAGATCCATCGTATTGTGGTCAGATTTTAGTGTTTACACAACCATTAGTGGGTAATTATGGTGTGCCATCAGGTGATGAACGTGATGAATTCAATTTGTTGAAGTATTTTGAGTCTCCAAATGTTAATGTCTGTGGGATTATTGTATCAAATTATTCTTATAAGTATTCACATTGGACTGCAGTTCAATCGTTAGCAGATTGGTGTaagaaaaatgatatcCCTGCAATTACTGATGTCGACACAAGAGAAATCGTACAGTATTTAAGAGAACAAGGTTCGTCTTTAGGTAGAATCACAATCGATGGTACAGGTAAAGAATTGGATTTTACTGATCCTATGGAAGAAAATTTGGTAGAAAAAATTTCTACAAAAGTTCCATACTACGTTAAATGTAACGTCCCAAACTCAAACGTTAATATAGCATTAATTGATTGTGGTGTTAAGGAAAATATTGTTAGATGTTTGGTTTCAAGAGGCGCTAACGTTACAGTGTTCCCATACgattataaaattcaaGACGTCGCAGACCAATTCGACGGCATATTCATTTCAAATGGTCCAGGCAATCCAGAAGTATGCACAAAaactattgaaaatttaaagatattgcTAAACCATAAAGAATTACAGGATCTTCCAATCTTTGGCATATGTCTGGGACATCAACTACTGGCATTAGCAAGTGGAGCAGCCacaacaaaattaaaatatggCAATAGAGCACATAATATCCCAGTGATGGATTTGACATCAGGTAAATGCTACATCACATCACAGAACCATGGCTATGCAGTTGATGCCGACACTTTACCAAAGAATGAATGGAAACCTTTCTGTGTAAATCTAAACGACAACTCAAATGAAGGTATGATACATTTATCAAAACCAATCTTCTCTACACAATTCCATCCTGAATCTAAAGGTGGTCCATTGGACACAGTCACAttgtttgataaatattttgaaaacatcAAAACATACAAGCTTTTGAAAGCACATAACTTAAAACTAGATAAACCATTCTTACTCGACGTATCCGACTTTCCAAACGACAGAGTGTTGATAGTTTGA